The Actinomycetes bacterium nucleotide sequence GAGTGTGCGGCGGATGGCCGCCATGTCGTCGGTGGTGGCGGTTCGGATCGCCACTGGGTCGGCCGGGTTCACTGTGCGTCGGGGGTGAAGGTGCCAAGGCCGTCGGGGAACGCCAGGTTCTCCTGCACGATCACCGGATCGGTGGGCTGGCCGTTGACGAATCGGATGATGCGCAGCGTACCGGTGCGGTTGCCGGGCCCTACCCCGCCCTCGTCGATCACGAGGCCTATGTCGGCATACCAGAGGTTCCCGTCGGAGTCCGTGACCAGCCCGAGCGGTGTGCCGGTGCTGTACGGCTCGGCTCCGATGGACTCCCCCCGGGGAGGTGACAGGACGTTGGCTCGAAGCGTGCCGTCGGCGTCGTACTCGTTGATCACGCCCGAGAACACCGACGACGCGTAGAAGCCGTCGTCGGGTGCATGGGCGAGCCCGGCGGGCGTGGCCAGCCCATCGGCTCCCGCCTCGACGACCGTGCGCTTGGACACTCCGGTCGCGAGGCCGCGGCCGGTGCCGTCGGTGGAGTCACAGCCCCCTTCAGGGGTGTCGTCGGTCGGCAGCGGCCCCGAGTACTCGTACACGCCGCCGCGCACGGCGGCCACGAGGAACCTCTCCCTACCCGTCACGAGGATCGACTGGCTGCCGGGCAAGGCGATGTCGAGCTTGCAGTAGGCGATGTCGCCTTCTGCGAGGCCGTCGAACGGCGGGAACCAGATGATCAGCTGGCCGTTGGCTCCTTCTACCTGGTCTCCTATGTCGGTGGTCAGGATCCGGCCGTCGTCGAGCACGCCGCACCCGTAGTTCTCCGGCTGGTCGGCGTCGGCCTGCTGGAAGGTCGGCGTCAGCTTGGCGAGCTTGGTTGCGTCGAGGTCGCCGACCTGATCACCGGTGAGCTCGAAGATGCTCCATCCTGCCGGTGGGTCGGGCTGGCCGGTGTCCTCGCCTGTGATCAGCATGCGTCTGCCACCGGACTCGAACACGCAGAGCTGGGCGTTGATGTCGAGGCCGGTGTCGGGGTCGGCTGCTGCACTCGTGATGACGCGCTGGCTCGCAGTCTCGCCATCGGTGATCGAGTAGGCCTCGAGGTGGTTGCCCTGGCCGTTCAGGATGATCGGATCCGCCGGTGCCGTCGGGTCGGCGCCGTCTTCGGACTCGCTGCGACCTGGTTCGGCGACGGGCTGTGAAGCGGAGGTCGCTGTGGAGTCGTCATCGGTGTTCGAGCACGCGGGAGCCAGGGCAAGGCCAGCCAACGGCAACAGGAGCAGGCAGGCGCGGGTGCGGGTCATGGCGTTCATCCTTCGGGATGCTCAGGCTGGTTCGAGGGCAGGGTCGAAAGAGTGCGTGGTGACGAGCCGGTCGAAGCCCTCCTGCAGGGTCGGCGGTGTGTCCGCATCGGTCGTGGCCACGATGCTCAGGCGCGTCCACCGGTCGGCCGGGACCTCGATCCGGGTGGCCGAGCAACCCGGATCGCCAGCGGTGAACGTGCACACGATGCTGCCCAGCTCCGGCTTGTCGTCACGAGGGGTCATGAACACCATGAACGTTGTTGCTCCAGCGTCGACCGCAATGCCATCGGGGTCGAGCCAGCCCTTCGGTTCGCCCAGGCCCGACGCTTCGATCACGATTCGCAGCGGGTCGGGCTCGATCGCGAGCGTCGCCTGCGGGTCGGTGCCGGGTGGCGGTGTCTTGAGGCGGAACGGGATCTCACATGGGGAGCCGATGCAAGGCTGTTCGCTCGGCGCCAGTGCGGTGACCGCTGGACCCTGGGGCGTGGTCGTGCTGGAAGACGACGGGGGAGCCTCGCCCTCGGCCAGCACCCGGAATGCCTGCAACCCGCCCCCGCCCGTGGCCGGACTGCCCGGTTCGCGGAAACCGACGCCGATGAACAGCTCGTCGCCTGCCAGGCTCGGCCCGCTCGAGGAGATCGAGGGCAATGTGGCCTCCCAGAGCACGCTGCCGTCGTCGACGTCGAAGGCTCGCAGCGTCTGGTCGACGCCGGTCTGGAACACGAATCCGTCCCCTTCGTGCTGCACGCCGGCAGCGGCTGCGTAGGTGCCGCTGGGCGCGTTGCTCTGCCAGAGCAGCTGGCCGGTGCCTGCGTCGAATGCGTGCTGGCAGGGGCAGTCGCCCACGGCGGTGCCACCGACGAGCACTCCATCGACAAGTGCCAGGGCGCCGATGAAGCCGCCGAACGCGAACCCGTCGCCGGTTCCGGTCTGGCGTTGCGCTTCGGCAGACCACACCAGTTCCCCGCTGTCGCGGTCCACGACGTAGTAGCTGCCGTCCTTGTTGCCCAGGCCTGCCACGGGGCGGCCGTCGATCTCGAACAGATTGGCGGCTCCTGCGAAGTCCCAATCGTTGCGGTTGCCCTTCTCGTGGGGTTGGAAGGTCCACAACAGTTCACCACTGGGCAGGGACACTCCGACGATTGCCTCGCTGGCCTCGGTCCATGAGGCCTCGTCGTTGCAGTTGCCGGTCCCGACGACCACCAGGTCGGCCTCGGTGTCGACTGCGGGGGATCCCCAGACAGCGCCACATCCCGTGGCGGGCACACCCTGCTCGGGGTCGAAACGCCAGTTGGGGGAGCCGTCCTCGAGCGACAGCGACACCAGCCCGGAGCGGTAGCCATCGGCGCCGTGCACGTCGGATGGCACCAGCACCGCTCCGGCAGCCACCACCGGTGAGCCCTCGATCTCGGTGGGGTCATCCGGGTCATCGGGGTCTGCGAGGTCGGCTGACCACAGCTGGGTGCCATCTGTGGTGGCGAGCGCCGTCACGGTGCTGCCGGATGCGGCGATGACGGCAGCCGTGCCGCCGACCGTCGCGAGCACGGGGCTTGTCGGCATCTGGCCGGAGTAGACGTGGGGCGACGTGGGCAGCTGTACCTGCCACTGCTCTGCACCGTTCTGGCGCTCCACGGCGCGAACGATGCCGTTCCAGTCGCCGAAGTACACGAGCGCGTCGTCGACAGCCGGCGCGCCGGTGACCTCGGCGTCGGTCTCGTGGAACCACGTGGGTTGGAGTCGATCGAGCGATTCCCGGGTGATCCCCTCGGCGCACTGCGAGGTGTGGGTACGCGCCAGGTTGTGGCCGGCGACCGGCCACAGGCAGTCCGCCTCGGGTGTGCCGGAGGCCACGTTCGCAGTCACATCTGCGTCGGACCGCTCCAGTGCTGCACCGTCGGGGTCGTCGGGTTCCGTGGAGCATGCAGCGGTGCTCAATGCCGCCGCTGCCATCACGGCCACGGTTGCGGACAGCCCCTTCAGCCTGCTCTTCATCGGCGGCGACGTTACCTGACGCCGATGTCAGGTGGTCGAGGTTCGCGCTAGGTTCCGGGCGGTGAGCAACAGTTCCGACCCTGCGGACGACCCCGTCGGCCACGCCGCCCTGGTGGCAGCGGAACTGGCCGTGCGCGAGCTCTCTGCTCGCTACTGCATGGCGGTCGACGACGGCCGGTTCGAGGAGTTCGCAGAGCTCTACGAGCCCGATGCCGTGCTGCACGTGATGGGAGGCTCCCACCGTGGGCGCGACTCGATCCGGGAGTTCATGTCCGCCGCCCAGAGTCCCGAGCTGCGCGGTCGCCATACCACGTCAAGCCACGTCACCACCCTCGACGTGGCCGCCGGTACCGGGTCGGGATGGGTCGACTACGTGTTCTTCGACGCCGACGGGCATGCAACCAATCTCGGGAGGTACCACGACCGTTACGTGCGGGGTGCCGACGGCCGATGGCGGTTCGCGGTCCGCGAGATCGTGTTTCGGGGCGCGAAGCCTGAGCTCACCGAACCCTGGGCCTGAAGCCGATCCAGCCCCTGCATGCGCGAGAGCGGCGTGTCGCTGGTAGACAGCCGGGATGGAACATCGTTACCTCGGCAACAGCGGTCTCAAGGTCAGTTCGATCGCGTACGGCAACTGGATCACCCACGGCAACCAGGTCGAGGACGACACTGCGATCGCCTGCATCGAGGAAGCGCTCGACGTGGGCATCACCACTTTCGACACCGCCGACGTCTACGCGCTCGGCCGCGCGGAGGACGTCATGGGCCGCGCCCTCGACGGCGTGCGACGGGAGTCCATCGAGTTGTGCACGAAGGTGTACTGGCCGACCGGAAGCGGCCCCAACGACCGTGGCCTGTCGCGCAAGCACATCATGGAGAGCTGCGAGTCATCACTGCGGCGCCTGCGCACGGACCACATCGACCTATACCAGGCTCACCGCTACGACACCGAGATGCCGCTAG carries:
- a CDS encoding PQQ-binding-like beta-propeller repeat protein → MKSRLKGLSATVAVMAAAALSTAACSTEPDDPDGAALERSDADVTANVASGTPEADCLWPVAGHNLARTHTSQCAEGITRESLDRLQPTWFHETDAEVTGAPAVDDALVYFGDWNGIVRAVERQNGAEQWQVQLPTSPHVYSGQMPTSPVLATVGGTAAVIAASGSTVTALATTDGTQLWSADLADPDDPDDPTEIEGSPVVAAGAVLVPSDVHGADGYRSGLVSLSLEDGSPNWRFDPEQGVPATGCGAVWGSPAVDTEADLVVVGTGNCNDEASWTEASEAIVGVSLPSGELLWTFQPHEKGNRNDWDFAGAANLFEIDGRPVAGLGNKDGSYYVVDRDSGELVWSAEAQRQTGTGDGFAFGGFIGALALVDGVLVGGTAVGDCPCQHAFDAGTGQLLWQSNAPSGTYAAAAGVQHEGDGFVFQTGVDQTLRAFDVDDGSVLWEATLPSISSSGPSLAGDELFIGVGFREPGSPATGGGGLQAFRVLAEGEAPPSSSSTTTPQGPAVTALAPSEQPCIGSPCEIPFRLKTPPPGTDPQATLAIEPDPLRIVIEASGLGEPKGWLDPDGIAVDAGATTFMVFMTPRDDKPELGSIVCTFTAGDPGCSATRIEVPADRWTRLSIVATTDADTPPTLQEGFDRLVTTHSFDPALEPA
- a CDS encoding nuclear transport factor 2 family protein, whose translation is MSNSSDPADDPVGHAALVAAELAVRELSARYCMAVDDGRFEEFAELYEPDAVLHVMGGSHRGRDSIREFMSAAQSPELRGRHTTSSHVTTLDVAAGTGSGWVDYVFFDADGHATNLGRYHDRYVRGADGRWRFAVREIVFRGAKPELTEPWA